The sequence TCAATATGGATGTCCCGCAAACCTTCCGCTTTGCCCAGCAGCGGATGATTCTGCCGCTGGATGAGCAGATGGGTGCCGACCGCTCGCATTATGTGCGTGGCGCGCTGGAGGACGTGACCTTCAAGGGCAAGCTCTATGGTTTCCCTTGGTACAACAACGCCAACGTGCTGGCGCTGAATGCCGATCTGCTGAAGAAAGCCGGGCTGGATGCCAGCAAGCCTCCCCGCACGCTGGACGAACAGCTGGCTTTTGCCAAGCAGATTCGTGCCAAAACCGGCCAGCCGGGCTTGTTGCCTCAACTAGGCAAGATGTCTGGGGTGTTCCAGGGCGAAGGCCTGGCCTTGGTCAAGGATGGCAAGGCCGTCTTCAACTCACCCCAGCATGTGGCGCTGGTGCGCAAATTGGCCGACGCCTACAAAAGCGGCGCTTTGGCCAAGGACAGCCTGTTCTCGGAAGACAACTTCCAGGATTCCATCAAACTGTATAACGCCGGCAAGCTCGGCATGATGGAAGCGGCGCCGTCCGCCTTGTCCCGCACTCGGGATGATGCCAAACAGGTTTACGCCAGCACGGTGGTACAACCCGCACCATTGGGGGGAGGCAAGATTGCCAAGGGGGGCTACCTGTTCACCTTCGCCATCCCGGTCACCACCGACAAGGCCAAACTGCCAGAGGCCGTGAAGTTTGCCAAGTTCATTACCAATGACATCAACCAGCTGGCCTTCTCCAAGGCCACCGGTGGTACGTACCCGTCTACGGTAGGGGCGCTGGCCGATCCCTTCTTCACCCAGCTGCCCAAGAACCCCGGTGCACTGGACGTCGCACGGGCAACCGCAGCTCGGGTTGCACCCAATGTGCGGACGCTGGAGCTGGTCGGGGTACCGAACGTCACCACCCTGTCCAAAAAGCTGCAAACCGCCATTGAGGCTGCAGTCACCGGGCAGAAAGACCCCAAGCTGGCGCTGGATGAAGCTGCCGAGTTCTGGAATGAACGCCTGAAAGCCACACCGTAACTGTCGCACCCGGGCCGGTTTACCGGCCCGGCCAAGCACCACCTGAGAGAGAGTACACCGTGAAACCTGACCGCTTCCGGACCTTGCAGGGTTACCTGTTTCTGGCCCCTACCCTGCTGCTGTTGCTGGCCTTCACCCTGATCCCGGTGTTGTTCAATACAGCCTTGTCCTTCTATGACTATTTTCCCTCGGTCCGGGCGGACTGGGTGGGTCTGGAGAACTTCAAATACCTGTGGGAGGACGACCTGTTCCACATGGCACTGAAGAATTCGTTGACCTATTTGCTGATCGTGCCGCTGATCCAGCTGGCCGCCATTGTGCTGGCCGTCCTGGTCAACAACAAACTACCGGGCATCCGCCTGTTCCGCGCAGCCTACTACACCCCGGTGGTGACCATGGTGGCGGTGATCGGCATTGTCTGGACCATGATGTACCGTGAAGACGGGCTGATTAATCAGACCTTGCAGTTCCTGCATGCCATCAATGCACCCATCGGCTTTCTGACCGACGACAGCATTGCCTTGTTTGCGGTGATGTTTGTTACCTTCTGGCGCGGTCTGGGCTACTACATGGTGATCTATCTGGCCGGGCTGCAGGCCATCCCGCAGGAAATGCAGGAAGCCGCCACTCTGGATGGTGCCAACGCCTGGCAGCGCTTCTGGCGCATCACCCTGCCGATGCTGAAGCCCTCCATCCTGATCTGTTCGGTGCTGTCTACCACCGCAGCGCTGAAGTGTGTGGAAGAGCCTTGGGTGATCACCAAAGGTGGTCCACTGAATGCCACCTATACCGGCTTGTTCTATGTGTACCAGATGGGCTTCCGCAGCAGTGAATGGGGCCGTGCCGCCGCCGCTGGCGTGGTACTGGCGGTGCTGTGCCTGCTGGTGGCGTGGCTGAACTTCCGCTTCATCCGCCCCAGCCATCGTTAAACCAGGTCATCAGGACGCATCATGGATTTGAGAACCCGTAAAACCCTGCAGCGTACTGGCAACAAGGTGCTGCATTACAGCATCCTGCTGGCACTGGCGCTGTTCACCTGCTACCCCTTCCTCTGGCTGCTCAACACGGCACTGGGGACTGAAGGAGGCGTCTTCGACTTTCCGCCGCCGCTACTGCCACGCGGCCTGACCCTGGAGCACTTCCGCCAGGTCTTCGAGCAATTCAGCATCGGTACCTTCTTCAAGAACTCGGTGTGGATCTCGGTCTGGACCATTTTCTGGACCCTGTTCCTGTCCAGTACCGCCGCCTATGCGCTGTCGCGCATGCGCTTTCCGGGCCGCAATCTGGTGTTCACCATCATTGTGGTCAGCATGATGCTGCCGGCTGAGGTCAACTTTCTGCCCAACTACGTGATCATGGCCAAGCTGAACCAGCTGATGATGTGGCTGGCGGACAGCACTGGCTGGGAAGCGCTGGCCAGCATCAAGTTTGCCGATGGGCACCTGGGCGTGATCCTGCCCACCGTCGCCACGGGCTTCGGCATCTTTCTGATGAAGCAGGCTTTTGAGGAAATCCCGCAGGACCTGATCGACGCCGCCCGTATCGACGGTGCCAGTGAATTTGCCATCTTCTACAAGGTGGTGCTGCCGCTGACCCGCCCGCACCTGGCCGCGCTTGCCATCTTCACCCTTGTCAGCAGCTGGAACAACTTCATGTGGCCCAGCATCGTGCTGACCAGCCCGGATCAATATCCGATGGCCACTGGCGTGCTGCAGCTGTTTGGCGCCTTCCAGTCCTCATTCCGGTTAACCGCTGCCGGATGCGTGATTGCCATCGTGCCCATCCTGCTGGTGTTTGTATTTACCCAGCGCTACTTCATGCGCGGGATGGAGGGTGCAGTGAAGTAAGCCTGAACACACTGACCGGTTGGCTGCCCCGACCCCGCCTTCAGACCCTGCCCAAGCATGGCATGGGGTTTGGCAGGCCGCTAACCGAAACAGGCCGCCAACGCAGCCTGGCCTTACCTTGGAGAGACAGAAATGACGTACCCGCTTCGCGCTGGCGAGCACATGATGATTGAAATCTGGGGCCATACGCTGGACCCGGTGACTGAAGACCTGATCCGCCGCAACGGCATCCGTGCCGTATGCCTGTTTCGCAAGAATATCGACAGCTTTGCTCAGACCCAGGCGCTGGTGCAGAAGCTGCGTGACATCATGGGTGAGCACGCCCTGATTGCCATCGACCAGGAAGGTGGCGCCGCCGTGCGTGCCTGGTTCCTGCCACTGGGTCCTTCCGCCATGTGCCTCGGCGCGGCCGACGATGAACAGCTGGCCGAGCGGGTGGGCGAAGCCACCGCGCATGGTCTGGCCGCACTGGGCATCAACTGGAACTTTGCACCGGTGCTGGACCTGAACAACAACCCGCGCAATCCTATCGTCGGCGAGCGCTCCTTCGGCGCGGATCCGGTACGTGCCACCCAGTTGGCGCTGGCCTGGCAGCGCGGCAGCCTGCGTGGTGGCGTGGCCTGCGCCCTCAAGCACTTCCCCGGCCACGGCGATACCGATGTCGACTCCCATCTGGCGCTGCCGATCGTCGACAAGCCGCGTGCGGCACTGGAGCAGTACGAGCTGGCCCCGTTCGCGCTGGCGCTGCCGGAATCACCGTCCTTGATGACAGCCCATATCGTCTACCCGGCTTTCGATGCCGAACGCCCGGCCACACTGGCGCCGTCCATCCTCACCGGCCTGCTGCGTGAGGAGTGGGGCTACCAGGGTGTGGTGATCAGCGATGCACTGAACATGAAGGCGATCCGCGATGTCTACGGTCAACCCGCCGGAGCGGTGATGTCCCTGCAGGCCGGAGCGGACATGGTGCTGGTGATGGCCGACGCCGCAGAAACCCAAGCCACAGTCGATGCCGTGCAAACCGCCATCGAGCAAGGGGCACTGGATGCCGCCGCGCTCCGCACCAGTCGGCAGCGCCTGCAGGAGATGGCCGCACGCTTCCCCAGCCAGCCGCACGCCTATACCCCGAGTCAGGACGCACGTGACCGTGCCGTCATGCTGCAGGGCTGGTTGCGCGGGCTGACTCTGCATGGCAATGCGCAACGCCCCCACCCGGGCCAGAAAATCCGCTTGCTGGTGGCACGCGAAGTACCTGGCGATGGTGTGTCGGAAGCCGGTATTCGTGGGCAGGAACTGGTCGAGGCGCTGGCCCCGCACTTCCCGCTGGACGTGGTGCAATATGAGCACGTCAGCGAGCTGGACTGGCAACAACTGCCACAGGATGGCCTGTTTACCGTGCTGGCCAGTACCGGGCGTGAACGCTACACCGCCAGCCAGCAGCATTGGCAACCCGATCTGCATCTGGTGTTATGGAACCCTTACCAGGCCAACGATATTGATGCCCCGGCCCTGATCAGCTACGGCTTCCACCCGGAAGCGCTGCAAGCCTGCATCAGCTGGCTGAAAGGCGACTGTGAAGCCCCTGGCCGCATGCCCGCCCCGCTGGCTGCCGCAGCCTGACCGACTGAACTTTGAGAGTACACACATGGCGCACCTCCGTTTACGCAATATCCAGAAAACCTACGATAACCAGCAGGCCGTGATTCACGGGGTGGACCTCGACATCGCCGATGGTGAATTCGTGGTGTTCGTTGGCCCCTCCGGCTGTGGCAAATCCACCTTGCTGCGCATGATTGCCGGGCTGGAAGAGATCAGCGGTGGCGAGCTGTTCATCGGCGAGCAACTGGCCAATGACATTGCCCCGGCCAAGCGTGGCGTGGCGATGGTCTTCCAGAGCTATGCGCTCTACCCGCACATGAGCGTCTACGACAATATGGCGTTCAGCCTCAAGCTGGCCGGTACACCCAAAGCCGATGTCGAGCGCATGGTGAAGCGGGCGGCCGAGATCCTGCAAATTACCCACCTGCTGGACCGTAAGCCGAAGGCACTGTCCGGTGGCCAGCGGCAACGGGTGGCCATTGGTCGCGCCATCGTGCGCAAGCCGCAGGTGTTCCTGTTTGACGAGCCGCTGTCCAACCTGGACGCTGCCTTGCGGGTGCAGATGCGGATTGAGCTCTCCCGCCTGCATCAGGAGCTGGGCACCACCATGATCTACGTGACGCACGATCAGGTGGAGGCCATGACGCTGGGCGACCGCATCGTGGTGTTCAACGGTGGCCATATCGAGCAGGTTGGCACCCCGCTGGAGCTGTACGACCACCCGGCTAATCTGTTTGTGGCCGGCTTCCTGGGCTCCCCCAAGATGAACTTCATTCCGGTCACCCTGCAAGGGCAGCAGGATGGCGTGCTGAAGCTGGCCCTGCCAGATGGCCAGACGGTCCAGCTCAGCGGGCGTCACACCGACGGGCTCAGCTCCGGCAGCGCACTGACACTGGGCATCCGCCCCGAGCATCTCAGCCCCTCCGAAGCAGGCATCCTGCAGGTGCGCATTGACCTGGTGGAGCATCTGGGGGACTCCATGGTGGCCTACGTCGAACTGCCCGGTGTCAATGACATTCTGGCGGTCAAACTGCCTGGCGACCGCAGCAACCTCAAGGCTGGCGACCTGATGCGGCTGCATGTTGCAGAAACGCATCTCCACCTGTTCGATGCTGCAGGAAAAGCTTTGCCTCGTCTCTGATTTGTTTTACATTGGACTCATATTGGTATTTAAGCCATATCCATACAAAAGATCGTGGAGTGGCAAAAGAATAGCCGATCAAACAAAGATTTGACGGTAAAACCATTCAGCTTGGCCGCAGTCGGAGATCACACACTGGCGCGGGCAGGCTGAACACAAGCAGCAAGCAACTATAATACCACCTTGGAGAAACTAGCATGAAACGCGCACTCGCTTTGGCGGTGGCATCTGCCTTCGCCGTTCACACCGCCTACGCCGACTCCGGCAACGTCAACATCAGTGGCTGGATTGAGGCTGACGTATCATACGAAGACATCACCGGCAAGAATGTACGTGACAATCTGATCGCTATCGACGGACGTTTGAACTTCACCGGCACCGAAGATCTGGGCAATGGGTTGTCCACTATTTGGCAAATCGGTGCCAAGATCAATGAGGGCGAATCCACCAACCAATGGAATCCTTCTGCCATTTTCGGTAGCAATGACACTTTTATTGGTTTGAAAGGCAGCTTCGGTCAGGTTCGACTGGGCAAGATGCTCACCCCATACTATGAAATTGTAGACTGGCCTCTGTCCTCTGCTGGTATGGGCAAAATCATGGATGCAGGTGACCCGTTGAAGACCTCCGGGGGCTACGAGACCTGGAAAAACGGCGACCGCGTCGACAACAGTATCCGCTACGACTCACCGGACTTTGGTGGCTTCAGCGCCTCCGCCATGTACTACACCGCAGAGAACAAAAACAGCACTGGCCGAAACAGCCAGTCATTCTCCTCACGTCTTGCCTATGCCAATGGTAGCTTCAACACGTCACTGGGCTATCAATACCAAGGCGACAATGCTGGCACCGATGGCAACAAGCTGAGCTCCATCGTCTGGCAAATGGGTTATAGCTTCGGCAACTTTGGTATTTATGGTGGGGTGAAACAGACCAAGCTGAGCGGCAATGGCTTGGGCGAGAAGCGCAACTACTGGGAAATCGGCGCAACCTACTCCGCCTCCGACAAGCTGTCCTTCCGTGCCGCATACGGCCAAGCCGGTGACCAGAAGGGTAAGTACGGCAGCGATGACGGTGCCAAAGAGTTTGCCTTCCAGACCAACTATTCTTTGTCCAAGCGTACCAGTGTTCATCTGCGCTTTAACCAAATCAAGAATGACATTGGCCGTGGCTGGTTTGGCGAAGCTGGCAAGACGGGCCGTCGCTACATGTTCATCCTGGCCCACAGCTTCTGATGTGTTGTACCCCGGCTGCGGCCGGGGCGTAGTCCTCTCTTCACTCCATATGTTGATGCGCTGCCCAAGGGGCAGCGCTTTTTTTCGTGGTTCGCGACACGCAATAAAAAACCCCGCAACAAGGGCGGGGCTGGATGGTCAAGCCCAACTCAGGCTGTAGCCGTTTCCCGCAACTGCCGTGCCGCTTGCACCATATGGCGCAGGGCCGCTTCGGTTTCATGCCAGCCACGGGTCTTCAGGCCGCAGTCCGGGTTCACCCACAAGCGTTCCGCCGGGATCACCTGCCGTGCTTTCTCCAGCAGGCGCACCATCTCGTCGACCGCAGGGATGCGTGGCGAGTGGATGTCGTACACACCGGGGCCGATGTCGTTCGGGTAGTTGAAGGCCGCAAAGGCGTCCAGCAGCTCCATGTCCGAGCGTGAGGTCTCGATGGTGATCACATCCGCATCCATCGCGGCAATGCTCGGCAGGATGTCGTTGAACTCCGAGTAGCACATATGGGTGTGAATCTGCGTTTCATTCTGTACGCCGCTGGCCGACAGACGGAACGCTTCCACCGCCCATTGCAGGTAGGCATCCCAATCGGCACGGCGCAACGGCAAGCCTTCACGAATGGCCGGTTCGTCAATCTGGATGACACGGATACCAGCCGCTTCCAGATCACACACCTCATCTCGCAGGGCCAGCGCAATTTGCCGGGCTGTCAGCGCGCGGGGCTGATCGTCCCGAACAAAGGACCACTGCAACATGGTGACCGGGCCGGTTAGCATGCCCTTCATCGGGCGAGCCGTCAGGGTCTGGGCAAAGCGGCTCCACGCCACCGTCATCGCTTGCGGCCGGGACACATCCCCAAAAATCAGCGGTGGCTTCACGCAGCGGCTACCGTAGCTCTGCACCCAGCCGTTCTGACTGAAGGCATAGCCCGACAGCTGCTCGCCAAAGTACTCGACCATGTCGTTGCGCTCAGCTTCGCCGTGCACCAGTACATCCAGCCCCAGCTCTTCCTGCTTGGCGACGGCCAGACGGATGGCGCTCTTCATGGCGGCCAGGTAACCGGCCTCATCCAGTTCACCCCGCTTGAACGCGGCACGCGCACTGCGGATGTCCTGCGTTTGCGGGAAGGAACCAATGGTAGTGGTGGGGAAAGCCGGCAGGTTCAGGTGCGCCTGCTGGCTGACTTGCCGCACTGCAAATGGCGCGTCGCGCTCGGCATCCGCGGCCGTCAGAGCCGCCAGACGGGCTGCCACAGCGGCATTATGAATACGGGTCGAGCTGCGGCGGGAGGCAGCAGCCTGGTCACTGTCCGCCAAAATGGCAGACACCACAGACTCACCCTGGTTCAGGGCGTGCGACAAGGCCGCCACTTCATCCAGCTTCTGCCGCGCAAACGCCAGCCACGATTTCAACTCAGCATCCAGCTTCTGCTCAGCCGCCAGATCCACCGGCACATGCAGCAAGGAGCAGCTCGGTGCCAGCCACAGCTGCTCACCCCGATCGGCCACCTCGCTCAACTGGGCCAGCTTCTGCCGCAGGTCAGCACGCCAGACATTGCGCCCATCCACAATGCCAACCGACAGCACCCGGTCTTGCGGCCACTGTGCGGCAAACACAGACAATTGCTCCGGTGCACGCACCACATCTATATGCACCCCGGCCAGCGGCAAGCGGGTCAGCAAGGGCAAGTGCCGGGACACATCGCCAAAGTAACTGGCCAGCAGAATCGGGATACCCTGCTCTGCCAGCAGCGGGTAAGCCTGCTGGAAAGCCGCCAGCCATGGCTCATCCAGATCCAGCGCCAGAATCGGTTCATCCAGCTGTACCCATTGCACACCCAGGCCGTGCAGACGCAGCAAGAGGCTGGCATAGGCCTTCAACAAGCGGGGTAGCAGGTTCAGGCGGTCAAACCCCGCCTGCTTGCTCTTGCCAAGGAAGAGATAGGACACGGGACCGAGCAGCACCACCTTGGCAGGGATCGACTGGGCCTGGGCTTCCTGTACTTCGTCAAACAGCGCATGGGAGGACAGTTCAAACCGGCTGTCTGCGGTGAACTCCGGGACGATATAGTGGTAGTTGGTGTCAAACCACTTGGTCATTTCCATGGCCGGGGCGGAGGCCGTACCACGCGCCATGGCAAAATAGGTATCCAGACCCACTTCACCACCACTAAAGCCATAACGCGCCGGGACGTTGCCCAGCAGGGCGGTCAGATTCAGTACTTGGTCATACAAGGCAAAGTCGCCCACTGGCACCCAGTCCAGCCCGGCCTCACGTTGCCACTGCCAGTGTTGGGCACGCAAAGTGGCGGCGGTATCCTGCAGCTGTGCGGCGCTCAGCTCGCCGCGCCAGAATTGTTCCTGCGCAAACTTCAATTGGCGTTCCCGGCCAATGCGGGGAAAACCGAGGTTGTGTGTCTTGCTCATGAGGATGGCTCCCATTGTTCACTCATCAATCGGGATGCTGCACATACCGCACCCAATGCGGCAGGCAGTGGCAACGGCCCTCCGTTACCTGGTAGCCATGGTAAGCGCACGCCGTAAATTAGAAAAACGAATAATATTTGCTATAATCAATAAAAAATCTCATACAAAGACATGATCGACCACAAGCATTTGCGCCTGTTGCACGCACTGGCCCGCACCGGCACCTTGTCCGCCGCGGCCAAGACCTTGTTTCTGACCCAATCGGCCCTCTCGCACCAGATTCTGGCGCTGGAGGAGCATTACGGCCTCAAGCTGTTCGAGCGCAAGAGCCAGCCGATCAAGTTCACCCCAGCCGGGCTGCGCCTGCTGCAACTGGCGGAACAGGTACTGGACCTGACTCAGACCGCAGAACGGGATCTGGCCCGGCTGGCCAGTGGTGATGCCGGGGACTTGCGCATAGCGGTGGAGTGCCATACCTGTTTTGACTGGCTGATGCCCGCCATGGACCAGCTGCGCGAGCACTGGCCGGAAATCGAGCAAGACATCCTCTCGGGTTTCCACACCGACCCGGTCAACCTGCTGGTCGACGGCAAAGCCGATCTGGCGATTGTGACCGAAACCCCTGCCCGCCCCGGCATTCACTACCATCCCCTGTTCCGCTTCGAGATTGTCGGATTGGTGGGGCGGCGGCATGCGCTGGCGGGCACCGAGCGTTTGCAGGGCAGTGACTTCGCCGCGGATACCCTGATTACCTATGCGGTGCCGGAAGAACTGATCGACCTGATCCAGCAGGTACTGAAGCCCGCTGGTTTGCATGCGCAGCGCCGCACCACCGAATCCACAGTCGCCATCTTGCAACTGGTGGCCAGCCGACGCGGGCTGGCAGCGCTGCCCAACTGGAGCGTGCAGCCCTATGTGGACCGGGGTTATGTGCTGGCCAAGCGGATTGGCGAACATGGTCTCTGGCGTACCTTGTATGCCGCCACGTGGCATAGCTTTGGCGAACAGGCCTATGTCCAGGACTTCCTGCGCATCATCCGCGATCACAGCCTGAGCACCTTGCCCGGCATTGAGCTGGCGGAAGACTGAGCCCGGCGTGGCAAACCTGCGCTAACGATCAGGGTCAGCGCAGCTACCGGGCTGGACAATGGCAAGGGGTGTCCTATAGTCCAGATATATCGCTGCCACCTGCAGCCCTGGAGCCATCATGACCCTGACCCGCCGCCTGATGCTGACCCTGTCCACCGCCATTGCTGGCCTGTTGCTGGTGGGGGTCACCGGCCTCGTGCAGTCCTCGCGCATGCATGACGAAATCACCAATCTTGCTGATAACTATGTGCCCAGTATCGAGGCGGTGGCGGACATGGATCGGCAGGCGCTGCTAATCCGAACCTTTGTATTGCAGCATATCCTGAACCCGGATGCGGCCAAGATGGCTGCGCTGGATCAGGAGATCGCCAAGACGGACAAAGCGCTGGATGCCACCCTGGATTACTACCAGAAGAACCTCGCCTCTGACGACAAGGACCGACAGTTACTGGAGGCGGACCGCGCCCTGCTGGCGCAGTATCGTGAGAAACGACAGATTACGCTTGAATTGTCTCGCACCGGCAAGAAGGATGAAGCCCGTACCAATGCAGCCACGGTTGCCGGGCCCCGATTGCAGGCACTGATGGATGGCATCAAGGCGCATATTGCCTATATCCACGGCCAGACAGAACAAG is a genomic window of Leeia aquatica containing:
- a CDS encoding extracellular solute-binding protein, whose amino-acid sequence is MKLNRWVSSGLLALAATSAMADKIKLEFWTNSLHPKFDGYFKALEQTYEAQNPNVDLVWVDIDWDNFEPKLAAALAAGNAPAVVNMDVPQTFRFAQQRMILPLDEQMGADRSHYVRGALEDVTFKGKLYGFPWYNNANVLALNADLLKKAGLDASKPPRTLDEQLAFAKQIRAKTGQPGLLPQLGKMSGVFQGEGLALVKDGKAVFNSPQHVALVRKLADAYKSGALAKDSLFSEDNFQDSIKLYNAGKLGMMEAAPSALSRTRDDAKQVYASTVVQPAPLGGGKIAKGGYLFTFAIPVTTDKAKLPEAVKFAKFITNDINQLAFSKATGGTYPSTVGALADPFFTQLPKNPGALDVARATAARVAPNVRTLELVGVPNVTTLSKKLQTAIEAAVTGQKDPKLALDEAAEFWNERLKATP
- a CDS encoding carbohydrate ABC transporter permease, translated to MKPDRFRTLQGYLFLAPTLLLLLAFTLIPVLFNTALSFYDYFPSVRADWVGLENFKYLWEDDLFHMALKNSLTYLLIVPLIQLAAIVLAVLVNNKLPGIRLFRAAYYTPVVTMVAVIGIVWTMMYREDGLINQTLQFLHAINAPIGFLTDDSIALFAVMFVTFWRGLGYYMVIYLAGLQAIPQEMQEAATLDGANAWQRFWRITLPMLKPSILICSVLSTTAALKCVEEPWVITKGGPLNATYTGLFYVYQMGFRSSEWGRAAAAGVVLAVLCLLVAWLNFRFIRPSHR
- a CDS encoding carbohydrate ABC transporter permease, which encodes MDLRTRKTLQRTGNKVLHYSILLALALFTCYPFLWLLNTALGTEGGVFDFPPPLLPRGLTLEHFRQVFEQFSIGTFFKNSVWISVWTIFWTLFLSSTAAYALSRMRFPGRNLVFTIIVVSMMLPAEVNFLPNYVIMAKLNQLMMWLADSTGWEALASIKFADGHLGVILPTVATGFGIFLMKQAFEEIPQDLIDAARIDGASEFAIFYKVVLPLTRPHLAALAIFTLVSSWNNFMWPSIVLTSPDQYPMATGVLQLFGAFQSSFRLTAAGCVIAIVPILLVFVFTQRYFMRGMEGAVK
- the nagZ gene encoding beta-N-acetylhexosaminidase; its protein translation is MTYPLRAGEHMMIEIWGHTLDPVTEDLIRRNGIRAVCLFRKNIDSFAQTQALVQKLRDIMGEHALIAIDQEGGAAVRAWFLPLGPSAMCLGAADDEQLAERVGEATAHGLAALGINWNFAPVLDLNNNPRNPIVGERSFGADPVRATQLALAWQRGSLRGGVACALKHFPGHGDTDVDSHLALPIVDKPRAALEQYELAPFALALPESPSLMTAHIVYPAFDAERPATLAPSILTGLLREEWGYQGVVISDALNMKAIRDVYGQPAGAVMSLQAGADMVLVMADAAETQATVDAVQTAIEQGALDAAALRTSRQRLQEMAARFPSQPHAYTPSQDARDRAVMLQGWLRGLTLHGNAQRPHPGQKIRLLVAREVPGDGVSEAGIRGQELVEALAPHFPLDVVQYEHVSELDWQQLPQDGLFTVLASTGRERYTASQQHWQPDLHLVLWNPYQANDIDAPALISYGFHPEALQACISWLKGDCEAPGRMPAPLAAAA
- a CDS encoding ABC transporter ATP-binding protein, whose amino-acid sequence is MAHLRLRNIQKTYDNQQAVIHGVDLDIADGEFVVFVGPSGCGKSTLLRMIAGLEEISGGELFIGEQLANDIAPAKRGVAMVFQSYALYPHMSVYDNMAFSLKLAGTPKADVERMVKRAAEILQITHLLDRKPKALSGGQRQRVAIGRAIVRKPQVFLFDEPLSNLDAALRVQMRIELSRLHQELGTTMIYVTHDQVEAMTLGDRIVVFNGGHIEQVGTPLELYDHPANLFVAGFLGSPKMNFIPVTLQGQQDGVLKLALPDGQTVQLSGRHTDGLSSGSALTLGIRPEHLSPSEAGILQVRIDLVEHLGDSMVAYVELPGVNDILAVKLPGDRSNLKAGDLMRLHVAETHLHLFDAAGKALPRL
- a CDS encoding porin: MKRALALAVASAFAVHTAYADSGNVNISGWIEADVSYEDITGKNVRDNLIAIDGRLNFTGTEDLGNGLSTIWQIGAKINEGESTNQWNPSAIFGSNDTFIGLKGSFGQVRLGKMLTPYYEIVDWPLSSAGMGKIMDAGDPLKTSGGYETWKNGDRVDNSIRYDSPDFGGFSASAMYYTAENKNSTGRNSQSFSSRLAYANGSFNTSLGYQYQGDNAGTDGNKLSSIVWQMGYSFGNFGIYGGVKQTKLSGNGLGEKRNYWEIGATYSASDKLSFRAAYGQAGDQKGKYGSDDGAKEFAFQTNYSLSKRTSVHLRFNQIKNDIGRGWFGEAGKTGRRYMFILAHSF
- the metE gene encoding 5-methyltetrahydropteroyltriglutamate--homocysteine S-methyltransferase, with translation MSKTHNLGFPRIGRERQLKFAQEQFWRGELSAAQLQDTAATLRAQHWQWQREAGLDWVPVGDFALYDQVLNLTALLGNVPARYGFSGGEVGLDTYFAMARGTASAPAMEMTKWFDTNYHYIVPEFTADSRFELSSHALFDEVQEAQAQSIPAKVVLLGPVSYLFLGKSKQAGFDRLNLLPRLLKAYASLLLRLHGLGVQWVQLDEPILALDLDEPWLAAFQQAYPLLAEQGIPILLASYFGDVSRHLPLLTRLPLAGVHIDVVRAPEQLSVFAAQWPQDRVLSVGIVDGRNVWRADLRQKLAQLSEVADRGEQLWLAPSCSLLHVPVDLAAEQKLDAELKSWLAFARQKLDEVAALSHALNQGESVVSAILADSDQAAASRRSSTRIHNAAVAARLAALTAADAERDAPFAVRQVSQQAHLNLPAFPTTTIGSFPQTQDIRSARAAFKRGELDEAGYLAAMKSAIRLAVAKQEELGLDVLVHGEAERNDMVEYFGEQLSGYAFSQNGWVQSYGSRCVKPPLIFGDVSRPQAMTVAWSRFAQTLTARPMKGMLTGPVTMLQWSFVRDDQPRALTARQIALALRDEVCDLEAAGIRVIQIDEPAIREGLPLRRADWDAYLQWAVEAFRLSASGVQNETQIHTHMCYSEFNDILPSIAAMDADVITIETSRSDMELLDAFAAFNYPNDIGPGVYDIHSPRIPAVDEMVRLLEKARQVIPAERLWVNPDCGLKTRGWHETEAALRHMVQAARQLRETATA
- a CDS encoding LysR family transcriptional regulator translates to MIDHKHLRLLHALARTGTLSAAAKTLFLTQSALSHQILALEEHYGLKLFERKSQPIKFTPAGLRLLQLAEQVLDLTQTAERDLARLASGDAGDLRIAVECHTCFDWLMPAMDQLREHWPEIEQDILSGFHTDPVNLLVDGKADLAIVTETPARPGIHYHPLFRFEIVGLVGRRHALAGTERLQGSDFAADTLITYAVPEELIDLIQQVLKPAGLHAQRRTTESTVAILQLVASRRGLAALPNWSVQPYVDRGYVLAKRIGEHGLWRTLYAATWHSFGEQAYVQDFLRIIRDHSLSTLPGIELAED